A genomic stretch from Megachile rotundata isolate GNS110a chromosome 1, iyMegRotu1, whole genome shotgun sequence includes:
- the LOC100880897 gene encoding tubulin alpha-1 chain → MRECISIHVGQAGVQIGNACWELYCLEHGIQPDGQMPSDKTIGGGDDSFNTFFSETGAGKHVPRAVFIDLEPTVVDEVRTGTYRQLFHPEQLITGKEDAANNYARGHYTIGKEIVDLVLDRIRKLADQCTGLQGFLIFHSFGGGTGSGFTSLLMERLSVDYGKKSKLEFAIYPAPQVSTAVVEPYNSILTTHTTLEHSDCAFMVDNEAIYDICRRNLDIERPTYTNLNRLIGQIVSSITASLRFDGALNVDLTEFQTNLVPYPRIHFPLVTYAPVISAEKAYHEQLSVAEITNACFEPANQMVKCDPRHGKYMACCMLYRGDVVPKDVNAAIATIKTKRTIQFVDWCPTGFKVGINYQPPTVVPGGDLAKVQRAVCMLSNTTAIAEAWARLDHKFDLMYAKRAFVHWYVGEGMEEGEFSEAREDLAALEKDYEEVGMDSAEGEAEGAEEY, encoded by the exons ATG CGTGAATGTATCTCAATCCACGTTGGCCAGGCTGGAGTCCAAATTGGTAATGCCTGTTGGGAATTATATTGTCTGGAGCATGGCATTCAGCCTGATGGTCAGATGCCATCAGACAAAACTATTGGAGGAGGTGATGACAGTTTCAACACTTTCTTCAGTGAAACAGGTGCCGGAAAACATGTTCCCAGAGCTGTTTTCATCGACTTAGAGCCAACAGTAGTCG ACGAGGTTCGCACAGGCACCTACCGTCAACTCTTCCATCCAGAACAGTTGATCACAGGCAAAGAAGATGCTGCAAATAATTATGCTCGCGGTCATTACACGATCGGCAAAGAGATTGTTGATCTCGTATTGGACCGTATTCGCAAACTCGCAGACCAATGTACCGGACTCCAAGGTTTTCTTATTTTCCACTCGTTTGGAGGTGGTACTGGCTCTGGCTTCACATCGCTGTTGATGGAACGTCTGTCCGTGGATTATGGAAAGAAGTCGAAATTGGAGTTCGCAATTTATCCAGCACCCCAAGTGTCTACTGCTGTGGTTGAACCCTACAATTCAATCCTGACCACTCACACCACTTTAGAACATTCCGATTGTGCATTTATGGTTGATAATGAGGCTATTTACGACATCTGCCGCCGTAACCTGGATATTGAGAGACCAACGTACACCAACTTGAATCGTCTGATTGGACAAATCGTTTCTTCCATTACTGCCTCGCTTCGATTCGATGGCGCTCTCAATGTCGACCTGACGGAATTCCAAACTAACTTAGTACCTTATCCCAGAATTCACTTCCCTCTGGTAACCTACGCGCCAGTCATTTCTGCAGAGAAGGCTTACCACGAACAGCTGTCGGTCGCAGAAATCACGAATGCCTGCTTTGAGCCAGCCAATCAGATGGTAAAATGTGACCCACGACATGGAAAGTACATGGCGTGCTGTATGTTGTACAGAGGAGACGTTGTACCTAAGGATGTTAATGCAGCCATCGCCACTATCAAGACAAAGCGTACCATCCAATTCGTAGATTGGTGTCCAACTGGGTTCAAAGTTGGTATTAACTATCAACCACCCACGGTTGTACCAGGTGGTGACCTCGCTAAAGTACAGCGAGCTGTCTGCATGTTGTCGAACACCACAGCTATCGCTGAAGCTTGGGCCCGTCTTGATCATAAATTTGACTTGATGTACGCCAAGAGAGCATTCGTTCACTGGTACGTCGGTGAGGGTATGGAGGAAGGTGAATTTTCTGAAGCACGTGAAGATCTTGCTGCTTTGGAGAAGGATTATGAAGAAGTTGGTATGGATTCTGCAGAAGGTGAGGCAGAAGGAGCCGAAGAATATTAA